Below is a genomic region from Rosa chinensis cultivar Old Blush chromosome 5, RchiOBHm-V2, whole genome shotgun sequence.
GCCATCTTAGAGCCGCAGCCTTGAACCTCTCTTACTCTGGTCTTGTGGGCACTATTCCTCCGCAGCTAGGCAACCTGTCATTTCTTGTTCATCTCGACTTGAGAAATAACAGCTTTCATGGTCATTTGCCCGAGGAATTGGCTCATCTGCGCCGGTTGAAGTTCATCGACTTGGGAAACAACAAATTTATGGGAGCCATTCCGTCGTGGTTCGGGTCTTtatccaaacttcaaagcttcactTTGAGAGGTAATCAGTTTTCGGGTTCAATACCCTCTGCAATTTTCAACTTGTCTGCACTGCAAGTCGTTGATATGAATTATAACCAGCTAGCAGGTACGGACTAGTTCTTATTTGGAATTCTTAGCTTTCTGGCCATGATGACCATCGATCTTATGATTTGTTAATCTACATGTTAACAGGCAGTATACCGAGAGAAATTGGAAACTCAACAATGCTCAAGAAGATACTCTTAGATTTTAATAACTTAGAAGGTATGTCTAAGCCAATTTTGGCATTTCTTTATCCGATTTAATTTAGTGGGATAGTCTTCCATCCTTCTGCATTTCCCCCCATCCTCAAGATCGGTGTACAAgcattttctcttatttttttttttttcagaaattccAAACGAGATCGGCGCTTTAGATCAACTGGAAAAACTTTATGTGCAAGAAAATTCCCTAGAAGGACATCTTCCTATGGTTATCTTCAACATGTCTTCATTGATTACTCTGACTCTATATGGGAACAACTTGAAGGGTAGACTTCCTGACAATATATGTCAGAATCTTCCTCATATTCAATCGTTGGCCTTCTCTCACAACCAGTTTAATGGTCCACTTCCATCCAAATTTTGGCAGTGCAAACAACTTGTATCTTTACTATTGTCGGGTAACAACTTCAGTGGAAGCATACCCAAAACTATTGGGAACGTAACTCAGTTGAAGGAGATAAATCTTGGCTACAATTACTTGACAGGTACCTATATAGCTGAAAACTCTACTCAATTAATGGGCTTCATTATTCCTAAATCGATCATGTTTCGTTTCTTAACTACTCAATGTGGAAGATACATAGATTAACTTTATATTACTTGTATCATGATTATATTGATCGaacatgcatattgttttatTATTCCTACATCATTTCAGGTTCGTTGTAGaatattttaaataattaacTGTCAACTAATGTTTTGATGGGTCTATATGACAGGTACTATACCACATGAGATAGGTGATCTTCCAAATTTAGAGATATTGGCAGTCCATGTTAATAATCTGAATGGCTTCATCCCAACCACAATCTTCAACATGTCCACAGCAAGTTTAATATCACTTGGTGTTAATCAGCTTTCAGGCAGCCTTCCACCAGATTTAGGTCTTCAGCTTCCAAACCTACAAGAGCTTTATGTAGGTAGCAATTTGCTCACCGGCGTATTCCCAAAATCCATCTCCAATGCTTCTAACCTCACTACCCTAGAGTTGGCCGGGAACTCATTTTTCGGCTATATTCCTAGAACTCTCTGCGGCTTACAAGACCTTCAGTTGCTTAACTTAGAGGGCAACAAATTAACCATTGATACTTCCACTCCAGAAGCAAACGCTTTTCCCTGTCTGACCAACCTTAGAAATTTGAATGAATTATACTTGGACTTTAACCCATTAAACACCACCTTTGCCCTTTACCGTGGAAATCTCTCTGCATCACTTCAATATATTTATTTAAGCAATTGCAACATTAGTGGTAACATTCCCAATGATATTGGAAACATGAGCAGCTTAGTACTGTTGGACTTGGGATACAATCAATTCAGTGGATCAATTCCAATTACAATTGGAAGGCTACAGAATCTCCAAGGTCTGTACTTGAATGATAACAAACTGCTAGGACACATCCCACATCAGCTTTGTCATTTAGAAAACCTAGCTGAATTACTTTTGGGTGGTAACCAACTCTCTGGTTCTTTACCTTCTTGCTTGGGTAATCTGGCGGCACTAAGAAGTCTATCaataaagtccaatttgttgaaTTCAACAATTCCATCTACCTTGTGGGGACTGAAAGATATCTTGCATTTAGACCTTTCATCTAATTCTCTAGTTGGACCTCTCTCCGAAGGTGTTCAAAAATTGAAAGCTGTGATAGACTTGGatttttcagacaacagtttatcAGGTATTATACCAAGCAGCATTGAGGGTCTGCAAAACTTGGTCAATCTCTCCTTGGCAGATAATATGTTAGAAGGCTCTATTCCTGGTTCATTTGGAAAATTAGTGAGCCTAGAGCTCTTGGATCTATCCAGAAACAATCTATCTGGAGTCATTCCGAAGTCTTTAGAAGCACTATTACATCTCAAGTATCTAAATTTGTCTTTCAACAGACTCCAAGGAGAAATTCCAACAGGCGGACCTTTCAGAAACTTCTCTGCTCAATCATTTGTCTCAAGTGGCGAACTCTGTGGTGCACCCCGACTACTTGTTACAACGTGCAAGAGTAAACCAAGTAGATCCATCTTGAAATATATTATACCAGGGATCTTGTCAGCAATATTCATAGTTACCTCCATTTGGATAGTGATACTACGTAGAAGAAAGATTGTGGAAGCTGCAAAAGAGACTACATTGTTACCTCAACTTCTATATAGAAGAGTTTCGCACCTCGAACTTGTTAGAGCAACAAATGCATTTAAAGAAAGCAACTTACTAGGCCGTGGTGGTTTTGGCTCGGTATATAAAGGAACATTTTCTGATGGGATAGACGTTGCCATAAAGGTTTTCAATTTACAGTTAGAAGGGGCGTTTAAGAGCTTCGATATTGAGTGTGAAATGCTAGCCAATATTCGTCATCGAAATCTTATCAAAATCATCAGTTGCTGTAGTCAAATTGATTTCAAAGCTGTGGTACTGAACTACTTGCCTAATGGGAGCCTTGAGAAGTGCTTGTATTCTGCAAACTTTTGTTTGAACATCTTGCAGAGATTGAGTATTATGATAGATGTTGCATCGGCATTAGAATATCTTCATCATGGCTATGAAACACCTATTGTTCACTGTGATTTGAAGCCCAGCAATATCCTACTGGATGAGGATATGAGTGCACATGTTGCTGACTTTGGCATTGCAAAACTTTTGTGTGGAAGAGATTCGATGACCCAAACCATCACTCAAGCCACAATTGGATATATGGCTCCAGGTAAAGAACTAATGCAAGTTTATCTTCAGTTTTACATGTATTGTTCTTAACTATGAGaagattaaagttttatttcatTATATTTCTATCAAAAAGTTACACATTTGTATGTTGCAGAGTATGGAATGGAAGGAATAGTTACTAGAAGAGGGGATGTGTACAGTTTTGGTATCGTATTGATGGAAACAGTCACAGGAAAGAAGCCAACGGATGAGATGTTTATTGGGGAAATGAGTTTGAAGCAATGGGTTGCAAATTCACCAGTACTTGATGTTGTGGATGCCGACTTACTTGGGACAAAAGCAGAGGATCGTGATTTTGAAAACAAGAGCGAGTGTCTGTCATCCATTATGAGAGTAGCTCTAGCTTGTTCCACAGAATCACCGGAACAGAGGATTAATATGCAAGAGGCTCTAACCACGCTGAACAAAATCAAGATCAAGTTTTTGAAGGACGAGATGTAGTGTTGAACCATTCTCTCTTGTTTAGCATCCCTTTATTCGATGCATAGCGTATAATCTTGCTCTTTAATTCAGTCCTTAATTCatgctatatattttattattagtgaCTCATCTACTTTTGAGGTAACTAGTTGGCATTGGTATAGCTATATATTTTCCCTATGTCTTTGTTCTGATGCAAATGAAACACAGACCTAGCAACCTATAACATTTCAGTTTGTTACGGCAATCACAAGTAAAAACTTAATTGCTTTTTTCAGTGATATCAACATTTCACAATTATATTGATCAATCCCCTGTTTCTCAGTCACGTTGATTATTACTTCTCACAAGCAACAGTTTGGTTGCAATTTAATTGCGTGTACAACTGGTCTTAAATTTAGAGCTAGCCACCGAATCATTTCCAAGTATGATTTTTACCATCCAAGCAAGCTCTTTCATGCTTGGATCTGCCGTGAATTATaaataccaaaaataaaatccaGTATGCAAAGAACCAACATAGTATACGTCCGATTAAAAAAATAGTTCGTATTGACATTTAATTGAGCCACAGTCCAACAAATAATACGATTTCTACTACTTTTCTGAGTGGGTTGTTTATAGTACTCTGGAGTATTGAAACTTTCGATATGAAACTCTGTGAAGATAAAAGAAAGAACCCTTAATTAGTTCATAATGATACATCCCATCACAAAACCCTTTTAGTGCAAACGAGTCCACAAGATCGAAGATATGAATATTTCCAATTTCAGCCAATGATTTACTATGAATATCATGCACATATAGCTTTGAATTTGAAGctacctctttctttttttccatgGGTGTGTATTGGATTTGACCAATCTCTCCGAATGTGTTAGTCAAAGTCTTTGAGCCTGTTGTGACGTCTAATGTGCTCGAAAGTCAGGGAAGACAGAAAAGTTGTCccaattgctttacatttctaagaagaaaaaaaaaaatttcttttaatttgtggTAGATATACATTGACCTATTGATCTCCAGCCATCTCACTCAACACAATGGAGAGAATTTGCTTCTTCCTTCTATACTGTTGCTTAACTACAGCAGCAGTAGCAGCACAAAGCCACAAACCCGCAATTATTAGCATAGCTGGGCATTAGAAACAAAGTATTGGAAACTTCAGAGAAACTTATCGATTTGCAAAGAGTCTAACtttcaataaataaaataatctgATAATTGGATCGCCAATACATCGAGGACTTTAAAGTCTAGACCTTTGAGCCTTCTTCAAACATGTCCACTGTGTTGACCATCAAATTAAAAATCTGTTGTAAAACATAAAGTAAGAGACtttggaagaagagagaaatgacGTAAAGAATGGAGTgtatattcatctcaccatgaggaggtTTGGATGCTTCGATGGGTAAATGACCCACCAAAGAATTTTGGTCAAGTGTTTGGGTGATTTGAATACGGAAATTTGGATGACTTTTGTGGTCActagtgtttggctccaaaaccagctggtgtgcaaacagtctcttttgagcgagtggttgcgcaggcgtgccagcaccgcggggtgcagtcgttggggtagtcccgtgacctgacttcttcttcaaacgCTGTGGACggggagagcaccaacctcgtcacagggttcttttcttgcctttgaGGAAAGGACTttttgccttacgcgggtaagggctttagttgtgatctctttgcgttcaccgaatcgatactcaacgttgtaggttgagcagagcaatcactgggaagttgagagaagcactggtttgctaaagcgtgactttagcttcgctgggttgcgagggcgttacccttgcttcgctggaagtaacaatggcggttgtgctcgcagtcggctcctggggagactaggactggaagtacggtcgccgggttgatctggtgaggctgacagtcggctcgcgaggagactaggactggcggggcggtcaccgggtttcaacaagaTTGAGGCTTTGCtctggggaggctttgtaatcgctgggattgattaattcgagagaggtcctttcttttgtatcgtctttagcctctatatataggctactgcgGATTCACTTTCCTAATATGAATGGAATGCtttattttaggccacagttattggccttgaatcaaatcgaaactcttaatagttttgatattatcgtgagcgataattaataattatccgccTCTGTCaccgctagaatataggcaaggaTTAATTGCCTCTGTGAGTCCTGGACGTAATCTTCCTCTTGGATGCGGCAGGATATGCATTAATTATATGTATATGTTCTCGCAGGGACTCTGTAGCTATGCAATCATGCATAATTATATCACCCTTATTTATTGCAATCCCCTTGAAGTGTTTCACGTCCACCTTAATTGCTTGACTACATGGGAAAACTTGGTTCCTTGCATCTTATTGGCTGCAAATAGTTGATGGCCCACCATGCTATCTCTTCCTTGATTGTCTTCTACCATGCATGTGTATATATGTGAAATAGCCACGTATTGGCCTTGATTCATGTAGCTTGTATATATATTCCTTGATTATTGCCATTGCATGCTCCTTATACACGTCCACCATGCCATCAATTGCATGAGAATCTTAACTATTTGCATGTATATTGGTACTAAAGGACAACGAAGGATCATTGTTTCCTTTCTTGATTGATCAACCCAATCTGCTCGCTTGCACAGTACTTGGCAATCAAGCAAACAAATCACCATTAATTATCAGATATCTtgataattaataataaatcaaagaatattcagatttgctccaagattgcttggcctccaagtaggctttatttagcctctaaacaatatattccgagcttatcgaaaatatatagcttgggccacggatactggcccggttttcttcgagtcccccttgtcgggaaaaaatgttattttgggctcaaacattgccccccagacctcgaagtcaaagttcctcatcttgactgaagaggtcttgagtcAACACTAGTTTTGCGATAACGTCGCTTTAAAGCCACTTGCATTGGCTTAAATGAAATCACTTACTGATTAAGAATAGGCCTCTGGTACATTGATCGCAGATGCTATGAACACTTGATCTCCTACGTTAGATAACAGAgatgcttccaaaaacaaaaaaggtcgCAGATATTGGCCTTGTTAACATTAAGACACTTTAAACAAGTCTAAACCATATTAAACTCATGCCACAAAATTTTTGAAATGCCTCCCCTGTATGTGCCCCCCGTGCGAAAGATCGAAAGAGGTCTCTACTTCATGGAATCTTCAAACTGCTCGCGACCCTTCGCGGTGATGAGAATGAGCTTCGGCTATGAACGCTCGCTAGCTTACTGCTATATTATCCTTTCTGGACTCTTTGCGCGCGGTGACCAGTCTCTTCACAAAGTGTTTGCACCTATGCCACTATTACAGAAGGCCTGTTCTTTATAATCCCCTCGCGTCTTTTTGTTGGTTATAGATCAGCAGGTGTTGACAATTGAACCAACTTTTAATACAGCACGGCCACGTGCTCCCCCTCTTTATATGTGGCTCAGGCATCATGATCATGTCTCCGTAGCAattttatacaaatatataaacCATCAGGCCCATCAATAAAATCTATCTTTTTCCTAGTGGATAAGAACGTGCTCTTCATTGCTGCTTCATAAATGTCTTCTTGGTAGCCCTTCTCAATTATATAAGCTTAAGAAAGCTTCCTCTGGGTATGTTTGCTGCAATGCTTTACTCTGTCTTTCAAGTCCAGGCCAAAAGTCAAGGCCTCTCTTTATAAGTTGATTTTGGCAAACCCTGCTGCTGACATCTCCATGTTGTACACTGGGAACTGGTTTGCTTGCCAAAGAAAGCAGACTTCATGAGAGTGTTGGCAGGAGTTTTCATACTATGAAGAATCCAGAGCTCTGTCAATGTTCATATTTTGATGGAAAGAATGCTTCTAGTAATGAAAACATAGAAATATGTTTCAGCATCTAGGCCACTGGCGTTGACCTTTACAGAACCTGATATATCATATCCATGATGACCTCAGCAGCATATCCTCTATGCCACAAGCTGGCAATAATAAATCCCCATCAAGTCTACGTGTTTCTCCCTGCTCCTACTACCAATTTTTCTTTGTATAATAACAAGCATGGGATGGCCTTGATTAAATCTTTTAGGCAACAGCTTGATTGAAGTACATATAGCCACCGGGTAGGCCCTATGTTGAAGATATATAGCCAAATTAGATCACCTCCTCCTTGCTGTAGGCCTGAATTCTTTGACCACACAAGAAATATCTTGCATGCtataaattaattatatatatgaacCACCATCCACCGCTTCACCATTGCATATTCAAAAGGTGATCATCATCATTCTACTGGAGCCGATTCTGGTCTTTTCCTCCACTAGATTAATTAGCTCAACaaaatgaattcttttttgaCTCCAAGAAGCTCAATTAATTCGAGCTCTTCTCTCCCGCAACAACTCTTCTTGGAGTCCCAGAAATTCTGTGCTCTTACTCCCAAGCTTGTTCTTCCTGACGCACTTACTGCACACGACCCTTTGAATAGATAACTCTACTACTGTCAACCGCTtctggtattccttgtaaccacAGAGTAGGCTTCCATAAATCTTGAACAATTTATTTAAGGCCACAGGGATTGGCCCTAGGCAATATTAAGACACCCAAAGTCTTAATCTCGTCAACCTTGGTGTTAAGAATACTGCAAAACACTACCACACAAAGACTAGCTGAACAATACCAGTCCCCCAGTTTTGATGTCTCTGGAATGAATCATGTCAAGTGCAGGCTTTGGTGTTCATCCGGTGTGGGCTAGGAACATATTAAGCCTCCGTTCTTTGCACTAAACCGATTCGGACTAATACTCTCTTGGAATCTATCAAAGACATACTAACATGAGGATTAATAGCCTGACCTCCCACGGTTGCCCGTATCATCTTTACAGAAGGCCTCTCTCAGGCATTTCAACAAACACCTGGTATGCATATCTCAAAATTTTCAGACTTTTGATGAGAGTTCAACAGAATAACCTCTAGACAACCAATTTATCAGTAAAGATAATACAATCAAGCACTTTTTGGGGATTGGGCTCGATTCTTCGTAGCAGTAGTAAGAGATGACTCAGAGTTGGATACACCGTCGACTGCAGTCCAGCTTTGCCTCGATAGGATATTTGcaattcaatttttctcttctcGCCGGCGGAGGAACAGTGTCAGCGAAAACCTTCCCTTTTGGCTCTGCCTCGATGTCAGCCACTGTAATTGGCATATTGTCCATTGAAGACCAATCGCCGGCCTCTAGATCGCCTTCGCCTCTGTTGTAGCATATCTTGTTGGAGAATTTCTGGCGTAGTGCTTCGCCGGATCTTATCTCGCTGGCGAGGCTTAGGCCACCTGTATTCAGCGAGCTCTGCTTCTTGAGATAATGTTCCTTGCGAGCGCTCGCATCCTTGATCAGTGCTCGCTAGAAAAGCATTCGCGAAGTATGCTTCGCTAGAACTCGCTTCGCGGCCACTTGCTTACAGCCACTCGCTCTCGCGGTCAGTCGCTCGCTGTCATCGCTGCTTTTGCTCGCGGGGTCTTGGCTTCGCGGCCGCTCGCTTTCGCTCGCGGCCACTTGCTTATCGGTCGCTTGCTCATAGTTTCGCTCGCTGCCATTTCTTTCGCGGCCACTCGCTTGCGGCCAGTCTTCGCTGTCGTCTGCTTTCGCTCGCGGCCCCGCGCTGATGCGCCGCATAactctctttttgtattttatttttttattttttgaaactaACTAAAAGAAATATGCAAACTAAAAATTAGAAGCAAATAAAGAAGCTAGCATCAGTGcgtttggctaacctctagaaggCCACGGtggaggccatctatgcttcactccaagctccGATGTGTCAAAATTTATAGCCTGAAAATCCCTCTTGtgagagcttgtaggaaaaTAACAAAGATACTTCGCGTTGAAAACTTGGACGAGATTTGGCTCGTAGAAAGAGtaatattgccccccaagtatcttcGTTGGTTGATGAAGCGAGATCTTCAATTGCACTTTTGGAGACGAAGCTGTCCTAAAatcggctttgtcgccaactaCCATGTCATAGAATATGGTGTCTTCAGAATAAGCCACAGATTGGCTATTGTATTTGCCCACTTGTTCAAGGGATTTGAACCGCTGCATATGATTTTTGGAACcaataattaaattataattatcATCATATTCATCATAGATTGGCTCTGTGTCAAGACTGGACTTGGGGTCATCGAATCCTTCTTTACAAATTTCAAAGCCACTGACTGGCCTTGAAATATATATGAAGATcttcaaattgaattgattaataaagccaCAGATTGGCTTCTCAAGACCAAAACATAATTGATAATCAAGTGGCCCAtgccttaattgataattaagggGACCACACTCTTGACCTTCTTCATGATGAGGACGTCCAGTAGCCATATAAcaacttaattcataattaagttGATTGTGGCTTTGATTACCTTGGTCATGATGACGTCCAGCAGCATAACCATAATTAAATTGATCATACAGCTGCTTCTGGTTACTAAGGGGGTGAACCTGGACAATATCatgccccccatgcatctgatTAACAGCCacgtatttggcttgatcagtggagaaatcatATATTTGTTCTGAAACAATTATATTGTCAGAGGAACAATCTTGTTGACCATCTTCTCCATGCAAAGCCTCTATGTAAGGCCGTGACTCATCAATGAGGCATTTAGGTTTATTGCCATCTGTAGGCAATTCAACCTCAGAAACAACCTCTTCCCGCGAAGATTTTTGGCTTTCCAATTTGCCTTGCTGTGAACCGACTTGAGTAGTCAAGCTGGAATCTCCCTTGCGCGAGGTCGCTATACAATCCAGGATATGCTGATATTGTCTTTCCCACTCTTGGTCTTCCTGTTTCCTCCGCTGGGTAAGCTCTCGATTGCGTTGTTCAGCTTCTCGATCGCGCTGCTCCCTTTGCTCTTTAGCTTTCTGAGCATTCTCGTCCAGTTCGCGTTTGAGCCGATTCGTCTTCGCGGTTTCCCTGGTAAAATCAGCGTCCATCTTCTTGAGATGATTCTCGACATTCTCCATGAGGATCGCGAGTGTTTCCTCAATGGTCGCTCCTTCCGGGATAGGCTTCGAAACAAAAGTCTCTTCTGTCGTAGTGTCGTCATTGGTGGCAACATTGGCCATCTTTTCACTTTAGGAATctcctttggtaaagattttcctcTGGCATCCCAATGATGGTGAATACAAAAGACTCTAgctttgtcccactgggcgtgccaaaatgtttggctccaaaaccagctggtgtgcaaacagtctcttttgagcgagtggttgcgcaggcgtgccagcaccgcggggtgcagtcgttggggtagtcccgtgacctgacttcttcttcaagcgctgtggacggggagagcaccaacctcgtcacagggttcttttcttgcctttgaGGAAATGACTttttgccttacgcgggtaagggctttagttgtgatctctttgcgttcaccgaatcgatactcaacgttgtaggttgagcagagcaatcactgggaagttgagagaagcacgggtttgctaaagcgtgactttagcttcgctgggttgcgagggcgttacccttgcttcgctggaagtaacaatggcggttgtgctcgcagtcggctcttggggagactaggactggaagtacggtcgccgggttgatctggtgaggctgacagtcggctcgcgaggagactaggactggcggggcggtcaccgggtttcaacaagaTTGAGgctttgctccggggaggctttgcaatcgctgggattgattaattcgagagaggtcctttcttttgtatcgtctttagcctctatatataggctactgcgGATTCACTTTCCTAATATGAATGGAATGCtttattttaggccacagttattggccttgaatcaaatcgaaactcttaatagttttgatattatcgtgagcgataattaataattatccgccTCTGTCaccgctagaatataggcaaggaTTAATTGCCTCTGTGAGTCCTGGACGTAATCTTCCTCTTGGATGCGGCAGGATATGCATTAATTATATGTATATGTTCTCGCAGGGACTCTGTAGCTATGCAATCATGCATAATTATATCACCCTTATTTATTGCAATCCCCTTGAAGTGTTTCACGTCCACCTTAATTGCTTGACTACATGGGAAAACTTGGTTCCTTGCATCTTATTGGCTGCAAATAGTTGATGGCCCACCATGCTATCTCTTCCTTGATTGTCTTCTACCATGCATGTGTATATATGTGAAATAGCCACGTATTGGCCTTGATTCATGTAGCTTGAATATATATTCCTTGATTATTGCCATTGCATGCTCCTTATACACGTCCACCATGCCATCAATTGCATGAGAATCTTAACTATTTGCATGTATATTGGTACTAAAGGACAACGAAGGATCATTGTTTCCTTTCTTGATTGATCAACCCAATCTGCTCGCTTGCACAGTACTTGGCAATCAAGCAAACAAATCACCATTAATTATCAGATATCTtgataattaataataaatcaaagaatattcagatttgctccaagattgcttggcctccaagtaggctttatttagcctctaaacaatatattccgagcttatcgaaaatatatagcttgggccacggatacTGGCCCAGttttcttcgagtcccccttgtcgggaaaaaatgttattttgggctcaaacaactaGGATTTGGTGAATTTGGTTTAGGGAAAACCAGGGATTCGGTTAAGGTCGCGGTTGCATCCAGATTTAAAtctagactgcctacatactcagtaaagggatcaaaccactgtagttcaacatttgggatttttggttttgtac
It encodes:
- the LOC121049135 gene encoding putative receptor-like protein kinase At3g47110, translating into MASLTIAAQVIDGTLTADQSALLALKAHITSDPHNMILTNWSTTTPICNWAGVTCGVRHLRAAALNLSYSGLVGTIPPQLGNLSFLVHLDLRNNSFHGHLPEELAHLRRLKFIDLGNNKFMGAIPSWFGSLSKLQSFTLRGNQFSGSIPSAIFNLSALQVVDMNYNQLAGTD
- the LOC121048746 gene encoding putative receptor-like protein kinase At3g47110, with protein sequence MTGTIPHEIGDLPNLEILAVHVNNLNGFIPTTIFNMSTASLISLGVNQLSGSLPPDLGLQLPNLQELYVGSNLLTGVFPKSISNASNLTTLELAGNSFFGYIPRTLCGLQDLQLLNLEGNKLTIDTSTPEANAFPCLTNLRNLNELYLDFNPLNTTFALYRGNLSASLQYIYLSNCNISGNIPNDIGNMSSLVLLDLGYNQFSGSIPITIGRLQNLQGLYLNDNKLLGHIPHQLCHLENLAELLLGGNQLSGSLPSCLGNLAALRSLSIKSNLLNSTIPSTLWGLKDILHLDLSSNSLVGPLSEGVQKLKAVIDLDFSDNSLSGIIPSSIEGLQNLVNLSLADNMLEGSIPGSFGKLVSLELLDLSRNNLSGVIPKSLEALLHLKYLNLSFNRLQGEIPTGGPFRNFSAQSFVSSGELCGAPRLLVTTCKSKPSRSILKYIIPGILSAIFIVTSIWIVILRRRKIVEAAKETTLLPQLLYRRVSHLELVRATNAFKESNLLGRGGFGSVYKGTFSDGIDVAIKVFNLQLEGAFKSFDIECEMLANIRHRNLIKIISCCSQIDFKAVVLNYLPNGSLEKCLYSANFCLNILQRLSIMIDVASALEYLHHGYETPIVHCDLKPSNILLDEDMSAHVADFGIAKLLCGRDSMTQTITQATIGYMAPEYGMEGIVTRRGDVYSFGIVLMETVTGKKPTDEMFIGEMSLKQWVANSPVLDVVDADLLGTKAEDRDFENKSECLSSIMRVALACSTESPEQRINMQEALTTLNKIKIKFLKDEM